The Anaerolineales bacterium genome contains the following window.
TTGACCGAGAAGCGGAAATCCTTGGGCACCGAGGCGCGGTATTCCGCGACCACTGCCGGATCGGGCAGCTTTGGCGTTCCCTTCGAAAAAAGCGACCAGAACCACTGGTCGACCTCAACCGTCGAATAACGGCGCGCGTACTCCCGGAGGTAATCGGTCACCCCGTCGGAATACACCAATCCTTTCCACGAGTCGTATTTCCAGGAACAGGTGCCGATCCGGAGGCTCTTCATCCCGGCTACCCTCCCTTCTCCGGCGCGGCCGCCCGGCTACAACATTTTCGTCTCCGTCCCCTCGCCGGTCCGGCCGATTTCATACACGAAAATGCCATGCCGCTCGTCGATCACCGTCGGTGTCCACCCACTCATCGAGAACATATGCGAAACCACTCTGGCTCCCGGTTTCAACGATCCGGCCAATTCCTTCTGCAATCTCTGATTGGTGCCCTGGAGGAGGTAGAGCGTCACCACGTCCGCGCCGGCGACGGGGAACCTGCGCATGTTGCCGAGCCGCACTTGCGCTTTTCCGCGCAGCCCCAGGAGAAGGATCCAAAGGTTAGCAATCACCCAGCGGATCGGGTCGATCTCTACCCCGACGGCCTTGGCTTGGAAAGTCCGGGCCGCCAGGACTACGATCCGACCGTCGCCCGCGCCCAGGTCGATCACCATCTGGCCCGGCTTGAGCTCGGCAAGCTCCAACATCCGGCGGATAACCCGGTACGGTCCCGGAATCCACGGCGCCCCCCAGAGGACGGGAAGGTACACCCACAGGATCAACACCAGGCTTGCGATGGCGAACCCCTGCGTAACGACCGTCCAGTGAGCCGCGATGAATTCAGCCATGCACCGCTTGCGTTTTTTTCCGACCGGTCATCGGAACAACCCCGGGATTTCGGCCAAGTTGAGGATCTCGCAATCCGGCGCGTCCTGCGCCGCGGCCGGCTCCTCCTCCGCGTGCAAGCCCCCCTCGCGGCGGATGCGGACCGCGCGCATCCCGGCCTCGCGCGCGCCGCGGAAATCCTTGCACGGGTTATCCCCGACGTAGGCAGCCCGTTCCCCGCCGACGCCCAGCCGCGCAAGGATGCGGTCGAACGCCTTCCGGCAGGGCTTCCATTCCGCGCGGTCCTCCTCGCCCAACACGACCACCGCTTCCATCCAGCGCTCCAATCCCAAGGACCGGATTTTTGCCTCCTGCGCCGTGCGGCGCCCTTCGGTCAGCAGACCCAGGCGGTGCCCGTTTTTCAAGCGCTCCAGCGCCGCTTCCGAATCCGGATAGAAGGCGATCTGCGGGGCATGCTCCCGGTAAACCTCCACCATCTCCGGCAGCAGCGCCTCCGTCAAGCCCTGTTCCGAGAGCCACCATTGAAACGCGTCGCGGCGGAATCCGGCGTCGAACAAGGTTTGAAGCTGGGCGCGTACGACCGCCTGCGAAAGCCCCGTCCGCCGTTCCGCCCACGCGGCGACGGCGCGGAATCCGCCGAGGACATAATCCCGTTCCGGATAGAGGGTGTCGTCCAAATCGAAGATCCAAGCGTCAAGCATATGCGTTCGAAGTCCCAGCCCGCGCAATCGGATCGGGCTTGCGGCTCCGCGGCGGCGAAAAAAACGCCCGCCTACCCGGCCGGCCCCCTTTCGCTTTCTTCAAAGAAGAACGAATCGTCGAAGCGCGTCATGAACAAGCCCTGCTTGTAGGAGCCCCTCGGCGGAATCCTCATCGGAAGGCCGGCGGCTTCGGCCAAGTACCAGCGCGGAGAATCCGCGCCCGCCGCGAATCCCAACGGACAGCCGCCTCCGAAGCGGGCGTTGATTTCCGTAAATAACGGATTTCCGCCGCGCAGGATGCACTGCACGGTGACCGGGCCGGTGGCGCGGATTCCCCGAGCCGCCTCGGCGCAGTGCCGGGCGATTTTCTCATCCCACAGGGTGACCCCCTTGGCCACTTCGCCGGCGCGGATCTCGATCCGCCGGCGGCTGACCACCGCCCAGACGTCGCCCGTCGCGCCGCAGATTACGTCGCTGGTCACTTCCGGGCCGGGCAGGCACTCCTGCACGATCGGATCATCCACGTAGGTCAGGAAGAATTCCAACTGGCGTTCATTTTCCACCCGGAACGCCCCCTGTCCTGCGCTTCCGCGGCGCGGCTTGATGAACAGCGGGAATTCCGGCTTCTCCGTCCGCAGATTCTCCGGCAGCCAGGACCGCGCGGCCGGGATGCCTAGGGTTTCGAAGAGCAAATGCGTTTTCCACTTGTCGCGGGCGGTCTCTGCGCCGGCCGCGTCCGGCGTCATCACCGCCGCTCCCGCTTCGGCGAACTCCGCTTTGTGCGCCGCCAGGATCGGAATGTCCGGATCGATCAGCGGGAATACGAGCCGGATCTTACCGCGGCGGACAATCTCGATCAGCGCCGGGACATAATCCGGATCCGCAAAGGGCGGGACGATATGCGTTTCCTGCGCGGCCCGGAACGACGGCGCCAGCGGATTGACGTCCGTGGCGTGGATCCGGCCCATCAACCGCAGGGATCGGTAGGCGCGCTGAAAGGCGCGGATCAGTTCCACCCGCCGGCCGGCGCTGGTCAGCAGTACGTTTACGCTAGGGAGTCTCTTTTTTAACACCGATGGCAAAGTAGCCTCCGGGAATCCGGTCGGATTGCCTTCCGCCGGCCAGGAATCCGTTCCACCAGACGAAGGGGAAGAAGAGGATCGAACCGGCGGCCTTGACCGGTAGATACAACGCCGGGAGGAAGCGGGCGATGCAACCGGCGAAAAATTCCACCGCAATCCGGTACATCGCCGTCCCGGCTCCAACCGCCGGCTCGACCTGCCGGCAGTCCAATCCGGCCTGTTCGACCAACCGGCGCATTCCAGCCCGGGAGAAGCGCCAATAATCCTCGGGGCCGGGATGATACCCGATGACGAACGGCGCCTGGAGATAGAGCGTCCCGCCGGGCCGCAGGACGCGCGCCATCTCGCGCACCGCCCGGAACGGATCGGCGATGTGCTCGACGGTCTCCTGCGAGAGTACGAGCGCGAAACTGGAATCCGGAAACGGAAGCGCGAGGGCGTCCCCGACCACGTCGACCGCGCCGGTGCGGGCCAGGTCGAAGTTCACCATCCGCGGATCGAACCGGGTGTCGCCGCAGGCCAGGTTCAACCCCCGCCCGCTTCCCAAATTCTCAAGCAGGGAGCGGGTTGCGGCGCGCACGGCGGGCGAATCGTTGTGCGCCGCCCACAGCGCCCGGATAAAACGCCTGCGGAGATCAACGGCCATGGCCGCCCCGCGGAGCCCCAACGTTCGAGGCGGTCATCTCGCCCATCAGGATTTCCATTTCGCGCGCCTGCCCCTCGCGGCCGAAACCCCGTTCCACGGCCGACCGCCCGCGGGCCCCCATCTTTCTCGCCGCGGAGGGGTCATCCGCCAACCGGCGGACCGCCTCCGCCAGCGCCGGCGCGTTCCCGGGCGGCACCGCCACGCCGGCACGCGCCTCTTCGACCACCTGCCGGATCACTCCGTCGATCGCCAGGACAACCGGCCGCCCGGCGGCCATGTAGTCGAAGACCTTGTTGGGATAGGTTGTCCCGTAGAGCGGAATCGGTTTAAGAATGGCAATTCCGCAATCGCCGGCCGCCAGAACTTCGGCCATGTCCTGCTTCGCCACCGGCGGAAGAAATCGTACGTTTTCCAGCTTCCGTTCGGCCGCCCGAAGCGCCAAAGCGGGTTTCTCCTTCCCATCGCCGACTAAAAGGAAACAGATCCGCGGATCCGCGCGCAATATTTCCGCCGCGTCCAACAGCACCGTCAGATCGTTCGAAACCCCGTGGGCCCCGGCATACAACGCGACGAACCGCTCGTCCAACCCATGCTTCTTCCGGAACTCCGCTCCTTCCGAGGTCGGATCGAACATCGAAGGATCCACACCGTTGCGGATCAGGACGATCTTCTCCGCATCCGCGCCGCGCCCTTCCAGGTGCCCGAAAAAACCGGGGGAGTTGACGACCAGCCTATCCGCCCGGCGGTAGAGAAATCCTTCGAGGAACAGAGCCAGCCGGATCAACACC
Protein-coding sequences here:
- a CDS encoding ATP-grasp domain-containing protein; protein product: MLKKRLPSVNVLLTSAGRRVELIRAFQRAYRSLRLMGRIHATDVNPLAPSFRAAQETHIVPPFADPDYVPALIEIVRRGKIRLVFPLIDPDIPILAAHKAEFAEAGAAVMTPDAAGAETARDKWKTHLLFETLGIPAARSWLPENLRTEKPEFPLFIKPRRGSAGQGAFRVENERQLEFFLTYVDDPIVQECLPGPEVTSDVICGATGDVWAVVSRRRIEIRAGEVAKGVTLWDEKIARHCAEAARGIRATGPVTVQCILRGGNPLFTEINARFGGGCPLGFAAGADSPRWYLAEAAGLPMRIPPRGSYKQGLFMTRFDDSFFFEESERGPAG
- a CDS encoding class I SAM-dependent methyltransferase → MAEFIAAHWTVVTQGFAIASLVLILWVYLPVLWGAPWIPGPYRVIRRMLELAELKPGQMVIDLGAGDGRIVVLAARTFQAKAVGVEIDPIRWVIANLWILLLGLRGKAQVRLGNMRRFPVAGADVVTLYLLQGTNQRLQKELAGSLKPGARVVSHMFSMSGWTPTVIDERHGIFVYEIGRTGEGTETKML
- a CDS encoding glycosyltransferase family 4 protein, whose product is MHILLIHQVFVRPDDPGGTRHYEMAHWLVKRGHRITILASPYSYQTGRRVTEKDHEVLEPGLEVVRCRVWGSVNRSFFWRTVGFFSFMLSAFIRGMALPKIDLVWGTSPPLPQVFTAWLLARCRKAKFLFEIRDLWPAFAIQLGILRNPVLIRLALFLEGFLYRRADRLVVNSPGFFGHLEGRGADAEKIVLIRNGVDPSMFDPTSEGAEFRKKHGLDERFVALYAGAHGVSNDLTVLLDAAEILRADPRICFLLVGDGKEKPALALRAAERKLENVRFLPPVAKQDMAEVLAAGDCGIAILKPIPLYGTTYPNKVFDYMAAGRPVVLAIDGVIRQVVEEARAGVAVPPGNAPALAEAVRRLADDPSAARKMGARGRSAVERGFGREGQAREMEILMGEMTASNVGAPRGGHGR
- a CDS encoding class I SAM-dependent methyltransferase, producing MAVDLRRRFIRALWAAHNDSPAVRAATRSLLENLGSGRGLNLACGDTRFDPRMVNFDLARTGAVDVVGDALALPFPDSSFALVLSQETVEHIADPFRAVREMARVLRPGGTLYLQAPFVIGYHPGPEDYWRFSRAGMRRLVEQAGLDCRQVEPAVGAGTAMYRIAVEFFAGCIARFLPALYLPVKAAGSILFFPFVWWNGFLAGGRQSDRIPGGYFAIGVKKETP
- a CDS encoding HAD family hydrolase → MLDAWIFDLDDTLYPERDYVLGGFRAVAAWAERRTGLSQAVVRAQLQTLFDAGFRRDAFQWWLSEQGLTEALLPEMVEVYREHAPQIAFYPDSEAALERLKNGHRLGLLTEGRRTAQEAKIRSLGLERWMEAVVVLGEEDRAEWKPCRKAFDRILARLGVGGERAAYVGDNPCKDFRGAREAGMRAVRIRREGGLHAEEEPAAAQDAPDCEILNLAEIPGLFR